AAGACCCAAAGGGAAAAGCATGCAGCAAAAACGAAAGCCAAAGGGAGAccggtgagtgagtgagtgaatagcaGTGTTCCATAGCACTTCCTGCAAAGTACAGTATTCTTCCTGAAGCCATGGTGAAGGGAATTATCTAAAGATAGATTGATATGGATTGGATCATGAGGACTAGCCTGTGTcagttaaaatatttaaataagtgGTATAGTCTATCTTTCATATCTGTTGTGTTGGAAGAAGGTCTTGTCATTACAGTGTTGTATTTTGAGGTGTGATCATGGATATTCCATTCGATTCCATTCTTCAAGAGAGAGGCTGCTCTGTGAGTCTGTGCATGTTGCCATGGTTATATCACATTTGTGTGCAGGTGCTTTTTCCCCCTGCTAAATTGCTGCTATTTCTGCTTGGGTTTGGGGAAAGCCTTGTAAAGCATAATTTTGACTCTTAACAGCACAGTAGAAAGAAATTGTGACATGCTTATAAGAactcaaaaaaaacaagcaaggtTTTGATTGTTTGAATCGTAGAAGAGTGATCAACGACCCCCTAATCCTCTATTATGATGACTCCAATATCATACATTTCTGTAGACGTCAGAGATTATTTAAGATTTTGGTCATCATGCTCATGAACAGTTTGCTTTTCTGCTAATAATTGTAATCTCTCGATTATTTCAAGATTCCTGACTGTGCTGTGTCATATGgtattaatttaaaaagaattCCTAATACAAAAGGTGCCACATTCTGTGAGGTAAATCCTTGTTGTTCAGTAATGTACTACAGTGGCAGTTTAGTGATTTAAGAGACAGAAACTTTATAATGTATTACTTTACATTGTACCGATATCTAAACATACCTCTAAATGCTTATAACATGCCCTCCAACTACTCTTGACAAGGCTATGTATGgattatataacatttttgtttacatttaaagtgtGCTGTGTTGAACACATTCATTTGGAAATTATTGTAATATGAATGTCCTGCACACTACATCCTATGCAAGAGCTCACCTTTAGGACattgatataaatataaaactactAACTAATCTTGGTATTGCTACAACATTCTTctagagatttatttattaatatttctctcAGTGGATTCTAAAACAATCATATCTGAGGTGGTCATCTGTGCAGCTTTTCATGATGAATACCTTTAAAAGGTACTGTGAAAATAATGGGCAATGGATACTAATGAGTCAAAATCTACACCcttaaacattttgtgaaagTGGTTGGAGCTGAAAAGGGAGCAAGGAAAAGCAGTGATATCCCAAATTCCACAGCCATTCAACCTACCTGTTCGCCATGCAGGGCCCACTTCAAGCTGTATGTCTGACATGAacaagtttgttttgtttaaaaaagagcAGGCAAATCCATTAAGTATCAGCTTTTAAATGTagtaacaagaaaaacaaagtcATACTTGGCATGAATACAATAGCAGAGCTTGAACAGTGGAGGTTTGTGAAATTGAGGACACAATGCTAAGAACATCAGACTAAAATGTGTGTTGTGCTGAAAGACAAATTGGCTCTTTGGTGCGCTCTTTGATCTACCTGGACTagagactgttacaaagtgagTTGTACAGAAGTATTGTCAGCTGTAACCATCAGTATAATATTGTTGAGATCCTAGATGCAGTTAGGTCTGGTAAATAGGCATTTCTTTGCAGTTACTTACAGCACATGTTCCCAGCACACATCCTGGAGTACCCcatgtcctgcacattttagtgtttcccCTGCTCTAACACAGCCACTGTAACTCAGGAAGGATTGTTCATTAACTCATTAATTGAATGTGGTGGGTTAGAgaagggaaaacactaaaatgttcAGGGTAGAGTACTTTAGGAGCATGGTTGTGAACCTGTGACTTACAGGACATGTCATACTTCTAGGCTATACaggatacatttattattaagcaAAAAATATTATCTTGAGGGAAACATGGCAGTACTGTTGGTAGTGGTGCTGCATTAAAGCTCAGTGGATCCCAgctcaatcctgagcttggtttactgtctgtgtggagttttgcatggtCTCCCTGTGTCTCCATGGATTTCTTCTCTCTGGAGTTCTCTGGTTTTCCTCCCTATGCAAAATTGCTCCTAATTGTAAATGTGTTTGAatctgtttgtgtgcatgttagCGTGTGATGGACTGCAGTCCTATCCAGGGTGGATTCCCACATTGTGTCCAGTATATGTATCCACTGCGACCCTGGCCAGGTTAAAGaggttgctgaagatgaatgaataaagaatTATCTTGATACATATTAAAACAGACATGGTGAATTGCATTTTtttgaaatctgaaattcttaAAGAATTATTAAGAATTTCATATAAAGTACATTTTTGAATTTTACACACAATTTGACCAATCTAAACAGATTCATATTAGGTTTATGTCAGAAGATTGCTGATAAAATTTGTCTTTTCCAGCAGCTGTTACAATTGTGGTGGTCTGGACCATCATGCCAAAGAGTGTGGCCTCCCTCCTCAACCCAAGAAGTGCCACTACTGCCAGAGTGCCTCCCACATGGTGGCACACTGTCCTCATAAATCGCCCTCGGCCACTCAGGGAAGATGCAGCTTAGAGCCACCCAGCTCAAGCTCTGTCCAAAGCCCAAGCCCTCAAAGAGCCTCATACACATCTCAGGACAGCTCCACCCTTAGCAAAGCCTCCAGCTCTCCCAAGGAGCCCACACCAAAACCTGCCTCATCtcaaagaaaaaagaggaaaaaatcaGTTGCTTGATCAGCACACCAGTCTTTCGGGCTGCCTACTTTTATCCAGTCCTCATCATGAGAATTCTATTGGACTCACCCTACCTCAGACCAATGAGTTAAGGCCAGTTTGACATCTCTGGATCTCTTTAACCTAAAGAGAGGGAATGCGCACTGCTTTCTTTATTCATGATCAATTGCACTGTGAACGATTTAGAGAGTGCAAATGGTTTCCCAGTGCTTTTAAGAGACTGATACCTCATGCACAATATATACCTAGCCAGAATTTTACTAATTTTATTGCTTAGCTGTTTATTCTTAACCATGTTATCCAAATTGAATGCAgtagaaaatatttaaaatagctGCAGGGATTCTCGACTGCTGTAGGCACACTGTACAATCTTGAGCCAAAGAAAATAAGAGATTGGTGGtcttttatgtgtttttaaaggtttaaaaaagCTTCCTGAATCAGTATGCTTAATTCCCCTTTCCATTGCCCTAAAGCCACAAAAATCTATATTTCCACCTCATTAATTAATATGAATGTGATAGCAATTATAGGACATCTACAgagatatttttgtcttattgtttacatgtttaaaatCAGGTTCTACATTTTAATCATCATAGTATTGATCTGTTTTGTCCAAGTACAGATTAGATGCTTGTATAGATGTACTGTCTCTTGATACTGCTAGTGTTGATTCCGTGGTTACTATGACAATATCTTTTTGGTGTGAAAAAGTCTTGCATAGAACATTTAAAGCTGAACGTACATGTGTAATTAAGTGCAGGATGTTAAGCACAGACGCACAATATTAGACTATTATCCATGTCAATGTAGCCATCAGACATGAAGGATATGATATAATAGCAGTAGCTAATTCTACATAAGGCAGTCATGGCAGCATTAACTGGTCCATATAGTGGATGAGCAGACATGAAGAAACACAGTGTCTTTTCCAAAAGACttgatatatattttcataaagAAGTAACTTTTctttgtaaaaaatattttttaatctttaaaagGAATACTTCAAAATTTTCAAACCTAATCTATATGTACTACATCTACAGCATATGTGTGATTAATGGACAAAGTTGAGCTGTGGAGATGTTGAGATGAGATGTCTACTGAGATGTTTGGTCTTTTTGTTTAGATGTTTGCCATCAAGTTTCCTTCTAATGATAAAAGAacagcgcttttttttttcactccaaACTCCCTTATAATGGATGTCTATTTCATAAGCTTTCATAGAGAAATAATCATGCATAGATACCACAAAACCTTTGGGAAAATGGAAGTGACCAgaatggctatatatatatatatatatatatatatatatatatatatatatatatatatatatatatatatatatatatatatatacacacacacacttttgctcCAGTGTTTGAAATTATATACTACTATAACGCTATATATGTACAGCATTTGTGTGCTATTCTCTAATTTGTCCCTCATTTTACCACTGCCGATAGAGTGTAACTTTGTAGTTGCATTATATAGTTGCATATTTTAAatctttattaaagaatataatAACTACCCTTAGACATCCATTATAAGTGGGTATTGAGTAAAAGAGTTTACAGGTGTTGTGTAttcttttaatttgaacatCTTAATGTGATTAACTGTTGTGCTTAAATATGGGCCATATCAGTTAATATATTCATGGTACTAACTAAAATTCTTTAGTTTGTAACTAAAGTTCTGCTTTGTTATTTTAAGTAGCTGCTTTTGATCATGGGCTACATGTAAGATTAAATAATATAATGGGGTAAAATTAGGTTCTGTTTCCAGTTTTCTAGAGATATGCATTCTTATTACCAGATATTATGTGATTAGTCTTCAATTCATGTAGCATTCAAAGAATACTTGTCACCTTGATGTATTTTCTTTGATGTAGTGGAGTAGAGAAATAGTTGTAGCTTAGCCATTTTTGAACAACTAGTCAGTCTTAGGTGAAGTAAGTTAATGGCACTTATATGTTTACAAATTATTTATACAATCTTACATGTAGCTCTTTTCAAGTTAACAGAAGGTGGAGTTGTAGTGGTGAatgagaaaacatttttttgttttttgtttttttcctagaCTCGGCTATTAAATTTGTTAACTGTGGCACCACAAGCCAAGCTGAATCCCTGACTGTTACACATAACTGAACAATGAGCTTCTCAGTGAGAAGCTTCCTCTCAGGGACTTGTTTACCAAATATGTAATTTatgattatacacacacacacacattatatatatatatatatatatgtatgtatgtatgtatgtatgtgtatatatatatatatatatatatgtgtatgtatgtatgtatgtatatatatatatatatatatatatatatatatatatatatatatatataaataatttacagCTAGTTTATTTCTAGTTCATTACAGGTTTCTTGTATGTgttaactgtttaaaaaaaaaatcaacatccGTATGAAATGTAGACGTAAAAATTTGAAAAGTTCAGAGACAGGACTGTTTCTCAAAGGCTGTTGAGTACTACTTTGCGATTTTTACATATTCTAAATATATTACTGAAGTACAAACCAATGACGTGGTGTACTTGACTGACATATCTGTAGTGATGGAAGCTCTATGTTCATGCAATATTTTAAGGTCTGCAAAAACAGGCTAGTACTGTACTTGC
This genomic window from Ictalurus punctatus breed USDA103 chromosome 1, Coco_2.0, whole genome shotgun sequence contains:
- the LOC108271289 gene encoding protein lin-28 homolog A isoform X1, with translation MAEGGVGNGGGSLRPESLEGTGSSPMYGTGHCKWFNVRMGFGFISMTNRGGTPIDPPLDVFVHQSKLHMEGFRSLKEGEEVEFTFKKSSKGLECVKVTGPGGVYCIGSEKRPKGKSMQQKRKPKGDRSCYNCGGLDHHAKECGLPPQPKKCHYCQSASHMVAHCPHKSPSATQGRCSLEPPSSSSVQSPSPQRASYTSQDSSTLSKASSSPKEPTPKPASSQRKKRKKSVA
- the LOC108271289 gene encoding protein lin-28 homolog B isoform X3; amino-acid sequence: MYGTGHCKWFNVRMGFGFISMTNRGGTPIDPPLDVFVHQSKLHMEGFRSLKEGEEVEFTFKKSSKGLECVKVTGPGGVYCIGSEKRPKGKSMQQKRKPKGDRSCYNCGGLDHHAKECGLPPQPKKCHYCQSASHMVAHCPHKSPSATQGRCSLEPPSSSSVQSPSPQRASYTSQDSSTLSKASSSPKEPTPKPASSQRKKRKKSVA
- the LOC108271289 gene encoding protein lin-28 homolog A isoform X2 → MAEGGVGNGGGSLRPESLEGTGSSPMYGTGHCKWFNVRMGFGFISMTNRGGTPIDPPLDVFVHQSKLHMEGFRSLKEGEEVEFTFKKSSKGLECVKVTGPGGVYCIGSEKRPKGKSMQQKRKPKGDRCYNCGGLDHHAKECGLPPQPKKCHYCQSASHMVAHCPHKSPSATQGRCSLEPPSSSSVQSPSPQRASYTSQDSSTLSKASSSPKEPTPKPASSQRKKRKKSVA